In a single window of the Rhizobiaceae bacterium genome:
- a CDS encoding iron ABC transporter permease, giving the protein MVKVFGGTSLAVGIALPGLLLIVAVPFAFIVLQAVFPSLGAGSFEAPFAHFIDVLSNPALIRMTFNTVFLGVSVVVVASLLAVPLGIFRALFRVPLAPLWDALMLVPFMIPPYIATLGWIMTLQPRGYLEQLTGFNLAPFLFSVGGMTFIMALATFPVVYFAVSRTVEAIGTRYSDVGRVFGASPLRAFWRITLPLAMPGLAASLLLVFAMAIEEYGTPAALGRRAGFEVLVSGIDLRVSDWPIDLPGAATISLVLVFLSFLAFMLQRRVLADRSFETTGGKPQNRDKKALGALTIPVMALFSVVAFLATGVPLLAVLTTASLKTISGGLVLSNLGLQNFSAILFSNAADGLRALGLSLSLGVATALVAGAIGGLSAYVVVKTRTPGRQVVDALTVLPNALPGIVVAVGLILAWNQPILPVSPYNTSLILLLAYCCILLPHPVRYTQAALLQIGDNLEAAARVSGASSLKTLQRIVLPLIMPSLISAMLLVFAVASRELVASILVAPIGVQTVATFIWRQFEQGSISLGMAMAFIAILITTLLPLLALGWMRREGPIHH; this is encoded by the coding sequence ATGGTGAAGGTTTTCGGCGGCACCTCGCTGGCAGTCGGCATCGCGCTACCGGGATTGCTGCTGATCGTCGCCGTGCCCTTTGCTTTCATTGTTCTCCAGGCGGTCTTTCCATCGCTCGGAGCCGGGTCTTTCGAAGCGCCGTTTGCACATTTCATCGATGTGCTGAGCAATCCCGCGCTCATCCGAATGACGTTCAACACGGTCTTCCTCGGCGTTTCGGTCGTCGTGGTCGCCTCCCTGCTTGCCGTGCCGCTCGGGATATTTCGAGCTCTGTTCCGCGTACCACTTGCGCCCCTTTGGGACGCGCTGATGCTCGTGCCTTTCATGATACCACCCTATATCGCAACGCTCGGATGGATCATGACGCTGCAGCCGCGCGGCTATCTCGAACAATTGACCGGTTTCAATCTTGCACCGTTCCTGTTCTCCGTTGGCGGCATGACATTCATCATGGCGCTCGCCACCTTTCCGGTCGTGTATTTTGCCGTGTCCCGCACGGTCGAGGCCATCGGCACCCGCTATTCCGACGTGGGCCGTGTTTTCGGCGCGTCGCCGCTGCGTGCGTTCTGGCGCATAACCTTGCCGCTGGCGATGCCGGGACTTGCCGCCAGCCTGCTGCTGGTCTTTGCCATGGCGATCGAAGAATACGGAACACCCGCCGCGCTTGGCCGGCGCGCCGGATTTGAGGTTCTGGTCAGCGGCATCGACCTGCGCGTGTCCGACTGGCCAATCGACCTGCCGGGAGCGGCCACCATTTCCCTCGTGCTCGTCTTTCTCTCGTTCCTGGCCTTCATGCTGCAACGAAGGGTGCTTGCGGATCGTTCTTTTGAAACGACCGGCGGCAAGCCCCAGAACAGGGATAAGAAAGCGCTCGGGGCACTCACCATTCCCGTGATGGCACTCTTTTCTGTCGTGGCTTTTCTGGCGACCGGCGTGCCGCTTCTGGCCGTGCTGACCACCGCATCGTTGAAAACCATTTCCGGCGGCCTCGTGCTATCCAATCTGGGATTGCAGAATTTCTCCGCCATCCTGTTTTCCAACGCCGCCGACGGATTGCGCGCGCTCGGTCTCAGCCTTTCGCTGGGCGTGGCCACTGCGCTTGTCGCGGGCGCAATCGGCGGTCTATCCGCCTATGTGGTGGTCAAGACACGGACTCCCGGTCGACAAGTGGTCGACGCATTGACCGTCTTGCCCAACGCATTGCCCGGCATCGTCGTCGCGGTCGGATTGATCCTTGCATGGAACCAGCCGATCCTGCCTGTCTCGCCCTACAATACGTCGCTGATCCTGCTGCTCGCCTATTGCTGCATATTGTTGCCGCATCCGGTGCGCTACACGCAGGCCGCCCTTCTGCAGATCGGCGACAATCTGGAAGCAGCCGCGCGCGTTTCCGGCGCGTCGAGCTTGAAGACCTTGCAGCGCATCGTCCTACCCCTCATCATGCCCAGCCTGATCTCGGCTATGCTGCTGGTTTTCGCGGTCGCCTCGCGCGAGCTGGTTGCGTCGATCCTCGTGGCCCCAATCGGGGTCCAGACCGTGGCCACCTTCATCTGGCGCCAATTCGAGCAGGGCTCGATCAGTCTCGGAATGGCAATGGCTTTCATCGCCATTCTGATAACCACCCTGCTGCCGCTCCTGGCTCTGGGCTGGATGCGGCGCGAAGGGCCGATACACCACTGA
- a CDS encoding MBL fold metallo-hydrolase: MAKTRKNSTYSLKIGLLALSFSIIGGASFAEPATDTTRAANKAVLEALPFNDRQDFEDAQRGLLRKPDTLIIRKENGDVVWDLESYRSFISIENPAPDTVNPSLWRNAQLNVQYGLYEVTEGIYQVRGYDLSNITFIRGDTGWIVFDVGSSIETAKAAYDLVSEQFGKLPVIGIIYSHSHVDHYSGVKGVVSEDDVKAGKVRIIAPEGFMEHAVSEGVIAGNAMSRRATFMYGAFLPRNAEGSVGAGLGLTNPLGTITLIEPTDSISKTGEVLTIDGVEMVFQMTPGTEAPAEMNIYLPKFKAMWMAENTTNTMHNILTLRGAQVRDALSWAKYINETIELYGDKIEVKFQSHHAPKWGNDNIDDYLKKQRDLYKFIHDRSVNLLNKGYNGEEIAEMIKLPQSLENQWTGRGYYGSLRHNARAVYQRYMGWYDANPSDLDILPPVDAAKKYVAYMGGEEAILKNAQADFDKGEYRWVATALKHVVFANPDSVAGKDLLARTYEQLGYQAESGPWRSIYLQGAYELRNGVPKIAAPSSASADTIRAMSPEMLFDYLGVRLNAEKAEGKKLTLNINFTDIGKNYTVSVENSVLNYTEKQVSDPDATATLTKAALDDVQLGAATIEQKVQSGEIKVDGSSDAFPQFLGLFDSFEYWFNIVTP; this comes from the coding sequence TTGGCGAAAACTCGTAAGAATTCAACATACTCGCTGAAGATTGGTCTGCTTGCTCTCAGCTTCAGCATCATTGGCGGCGCGTCATTTGCGGAACCCGCGACGGATACGACCAGGGCCGCCAACAAGGCTGTGCTTGAAGCGCTTCCATTCAATGACCGGCAGGATTTCGAGGACGCCCAACGCGGGCTTTTGAGAAAGCCGGACACCCTGATCATCAGGAAGGAAAATGGCGATGTTGTCTGGGACCTCGAAAGCTACAGGTCCTTCATCTCGATCGAGAATCCGGCACCGGATACGGTCAATCCCAGTCTCTGGCGCAACGCCCAGCTCAACGTCCAGTACGGCCTCTATGAAGTCACCGAAGGAATCTACCAGGTCCGTGGCTATGACCTGTCCAATATTACCTTCATAAGAGGCGACACGGGTTGGATCGTCTTCGATGTGGGCAGTTCCATTGAGACCGCGAAGGCGGCGTATGATCTGGTCAGTGAACAGTTTGGCAAGCTTCCGGTGATCGGGATCATCTACAGCCACTCGCATGTCGACCACTATAGCGGTGTTAAGGGCGTCGTCAGCGAAGACGATGTCAAAGCGGGCAAGGTACGCATCATTGCGCCTGAGGGCTTCATGGAGCATGCGGTCAGCGAAGGGGTCATCGCCGGCAACGCCATGAGCCGCCGCGCCACCTTCATGTATGGCGCGTTTCTGCCGCGCAACGCCGAAGGCAGTGTCGGGGCTGGCCTCGGCCTCACCAATCCGCTTGGCACCATCACGCTGATTGAGCCAACCGATTCGATCAGCAAGACCGGCGAGGTCCTCACGATCGATGGCGTGGAAATGGTGTTCCAGATGACGCCCGGCACCGAGGCACCTGCGGAAATGAACATCTACCTGCCAAAATTCAAGGCGATGTGGATGGCCGAAAACACCACAAACACGATGCACAATATTCTGACGCTTCGCGGCGCGCAGGTGCGCGATGCGCTGAGCTGGGCGAAGTACATCAATGAAACCATCGAACTGTACGGCGACAAGATCGAGGTAAAATTCCAGAGCCACCACGCGCCGAAGTGGGGTAATGACAACATCGACGACTATCTGAAGAAACAGCGCGACCTGTACAAGTTCATCCACGACCGCTCCGTCAATCTCCTGAACAAGGGATATAATGGCGAGGAGATCGCGGAGATGATCAAGCTGCCGCAAAGCCTTGAGAATCAGTGGACCGGCCGCGGCTACTACGGGTCGCTGCGCCACAATGCACGAGCCGTTTATCAGCGCTACATGGGCTGGTATGACGCCAATCCCTCGGACCTCGACATCCTGCCTCCGGTCGACGCGGCAAAGAAGTATGTGGCTTACATGGGTGGCGAAGAAGCAATCCTGAAAAATGCGCAGGCCGATTTCGACAAGGGTGAATATCGCTGGGTAGCCACCGCTCTCAAGCATGTGGTCTTTGCAAATCCGGATAGCGTCGCGGGCAAAGACCTGCTTGCGAGAACCTATGAGCAATTGGGGTACCAGGCCGAATCCGGTCCCTGGCGCTCGATTTACCTTCAAGGCGCCTACGAGCTGCGAAACGGGGTCCCGAAGATTGCTGCGCCAAGCAGCGCCAGCGCGGACACAATCCGGGCGATGTCACCCGAAATGCTGTTCGACTACCTGGGTGTTCGACTGAACGCCGAGAAGGCCGAAGGAAAGAAGCTCACGCTCAACATCAATTTCACCGACATCGGCAAGAACTATACGGTGTCGGTCGAGAACTCGGTCTTGAACTACACCGAAAAGCAGGTGAGCGATCCCGACGCCACGGCGACGCTGACGAAGGCTGCGCTTGACGACGTTCAGCTTGGCGCGGCGACCATAGAACAGAAGGTTCAGTCGGGAGAAATCAAGGTGGATGGCAGCAGCGATGCCTTCCCACAGTTTCTCGGGCTGTTCGACAGTTTTGAATACTGGTTCAACATCGTAACGCCATAA
- a CDS encoding Crp/Fnr family transcriptional regulator, with the protein MVKRAKAESILRESGWLSQQPPAFQDEVLRRSILLHFPAGEVIYRFGDDLGGIFGLVDGVLTVNTAPPDHTPQLIHVGAPGAWTGEGCFLTRQPRRLELRALVETWMMHVPLDQMDQMAAADPSVVRNFSHILMASVEVLIRIVHDLQIPDAARRIASVLNRAAWIGQRPIRLTQSEIGLMANASRKQVNATLSRFARIGWVKTDYRSITILDVEAVRQFAVGDD; encoded by the coding sequence TTGGTCAAACGAGCCAAAGCGGAGAGCATCCTGCGGGAAAGCGGATGGCTCTCACAACAGCCCCCTGCCTTTCAGGACGAAGTCCTGCGCCGTTCGATCCTGCTGCATTTTCCCGCGGGCGAAGTGATCTATCGCTTCGGCGATGATCTCGGAGGCATATTTGGTCTCGTCGACGGCGTTCTGACGGTCAACACCGCTCCCCCGGATCACACGCCGCAATTGATCCATGTCGGCGCGCCCGGAGCATGGACAGGCGAAGGCTGCTTCCTGACGCGACAGCCACGACGTCTGGAACTTCGTGCACTGGTGGAAACCTGGATGATGCATGTGCCGCTCGACCAGATGGACCAGATGGCAGCCGCCGATCCCTCCGTGGTGCGCAATTTCAGCCATATATTGATGGCAAGCGTCGAAGTCCTCATCAGGATTGTCCACGATCTCCAGATTCCCGACGCGGCAAGGCGTATCGCATCGGTTTTGAACCGCGCGGCCTGGATCGGCCAAAGGCCAATCCGCCTGACGCAAAGTGAAATCGGGCTCATGGCAAATGCGTCCCGCAAACAGGTCAACGCGACACTGTCCAGGTTCGCACGCATAGGGTGGGTCAAGACCGACTACAGGTCGATCACAATTCTCGACGTCGAAGCCGTTCGCCAGTTTGCCGTGGGAGATGATTGA
- a CDS encoding MFS transporter, producing MGDRVVSNAWRVLAILFLANLLNFFDRAIPAIIMEPIRLEWSLSDLQLGFVASTFTLAFAVFCIPLGRLADTRTRKSIVGFGLIAWSAFTGLSATAWSFWSFLTTRIGVGIGEASYLPAATSLIGDLFPANRRSRAMGIFMLGLPCGLLLAFFSVGAIVSAFGSWRAPFLVAIVPGLLLASFAFAIREPVRGASEIVKPRPEPVIRPIRSVLMIRSMRWILLAGIASNFASYAANSFLVPLMQRFFGLTLELAAVSTGAIVGLTGLIGLTLGGWVADYVHERSQTGRLTMGGICLVVAAGATWSAFGIGPERPALFVAVFGFGWLMQYAFYVCVYPAMHDVVEPKLRGTAMAIFAAAINLVGGAFGPLFVGLLSDHYATQAMMGAGGMQMLDEFRAIGLHQAMAIVPIALLLTAFGCLLAIRTFPTDARSMIAHLEGNGSALAK from the coding sequence ATGGGGGACCGCGTTGTGTCGAACGCCTGGAGAGTGCTTGCCATCCTGTTTCTGGCAAACCTGCTTAATTTTTTCGACCGGGCCATTCCCGCGATCATTATGGAGCCGATCCGGCTGGAATGGTCGTTGAGCGACCTGCAACTTGGGTTCGTGGCGTCCACCTTCACGTTGGCATTCGCGGTTTTCTGCATTCCGCTTGGTCGCCTAGCGGATACCCGGACACGAAAGTCAATCGTCGGATTCGGGCTCATCGCCTGGAGTGCTTTCACCGGCCTTTCGGCGACCGCCTGGAGTTTCTGGTCTTTCCTCACCACGAGAATCGGCGTCGGCATTGGCGAAGCGAGCTACCTTCCGGCTGCGACTTCTCTGATCGGTGATCTGTTTCCCGCAAACAGAAGGTCGCGCGCGATGGGCATCTTCATGCTCGGGTTGCCATGCGGCCTCCTTCTGGCATTCTTTTCCGTTGGCGCGATTGTGTCTGCTTTCGGATCGTGGCGCGCACCCTTCCTTGTTGCCATAGTGCCGGGGTTGCTCCTTGCCTCATTTGCATTTGCTATCCGCGAGCCCGTGCGAGGTGCTTCGGAGATCGTAAAGCCGCGCCCGGAACCCGTAATCCGACCGATTCGGTCCGTGCTCATGATCCGATCCATGCGCTGGATCCTGCTTGCGGGCATTGCCAGCAATTTCGCCAGTTATGCGGCCAACAGTTTCCTGGTGCCGTTGATGCAGCGATTCTTCGGACTGACGCTGGAACTGGCAGCGGTTTCCACCGGCGCCATCGTCGGTCTCACCGGGTTGATTGGCCTCACACTTGGGGGATGGGTCGCCGATTATGTGCATGAACGCTCGCAAACCGGACGGCTGACCATGGGCGGCATATGCCTTGTCGTGGCGGCAGGCGCGACCTGGTCCGCATTCGGGATCGGTCCTGAAAGGCCGGCTTTGTTCGTGGCGGTCTTCGGCTTTGGCTGGTTGATGCAATATGCGTTCTACGTCTGCGTCTATCCGGCGATGCACGATGTTGTGGAGCCGAAGCTGCGCGGTACGGCTATGGCGATATTCGCCGCTGCGATAAATCTGGTCGGGGGAGCCTTCGGTCCATTGTTCGTCGGATTGCTTTCCGATCACTATGCAACTCAGGCGATGATGGGCGCCGGCGGAATGCAAATGCTCGATGAGTTCAGAGCTATCGGGCTTCATCAGGCGATGGCGATTGTTCCGATTGCGTTGCTCTTGACGGCTTTCGGCTGTCTTCTGGCGATACGGACATTTCCGACGGACGCAAGGTCCATGATTGCGCATCTGGAGGGCAATGGGAGCGCCCTGGCAAAATAG
- a CDS encoding caspase family protein, with amino-acid sequence MWRPEAISTALLMAAIFLGLLTLESFSGERVALVIGNSEYGSLQTLPNPRNDAGDIRNSLERIGFKVTLKENLNYEDFRRTLQEFGREAGGAEIGLFFFAGHGVEVNNENFLIPSDARLAADSDVEFEAIPVSLIMNALSGVSGVRIVLLDACRDNPFLVSMKRTSATRSVGRGLAKIEPITGTLVGYAAKEGTVAYDGAGRNSPYTAGLLEHLEERNLDIQFVFRKVRDSVMVATGGKQEPFTYGSLPGKEIYLAPSRSDGQPDPQATEIEYWSSVKDTRDRKALESYIATYPDGAFVRIARLKIEQLDSNESPQGDASAVASLARQIQLELARVGCEVGQADGIWGNRSQRALGLFSEQVGLNLPTDTPTTFALRELGRHEERVCPRETTQPSKRTPQVASEKTTSKPTVRSSVTTRSSSVEASAGDRICRTETIDECRKRARAAGARKGSGFCRDLRTVCN; translated from the coding sequence ATGTGGAGACCAGAGGCAATCTCTACCGCACTATTGATGGCGGCCATTTTTCTGGGACTGCTGACCCTCGAATCTTTTTCGGGTGAGCGCGTCGCTTTGGTAATCGGAAATTCCGAATACGGAAGCTTGCAGACACTACCGAACCCAAGGAATGACGCCGGTGATATTCGCAATTCACTGGAACGCATTGGCTTCAAAGTGACATTGAAGGAGAATTTGAACTACGAAGACTTTAGAAGGACTCTCCAGGAATTTGGAAGGGAAGCCGGGGGCGCAGAAATAGGCCTTTTTTTCTTTGCGGGGCATGGGGTGGAGGTGAACAATGAGAATTTCTTGATCCCTTCCGATGCTCGGCTGGCTGCGGATTCCGATGTGGAGTTTGAAGCGATCCCCGTAAGCCTGATAATGAACGCGTTGTCGGGCGTTTCGGGCGTTCGTATTGTGCTTCTGGATGCATGTCGGGACAATCCTTTCCTGGTAAGCATGAAGCGCACGAGTGCGACCCGCTCCGTGGGCAGAGGGTTGGCCAAGATCGAGCCGATAACGGGTACTTTGGTCGGCTATGCAGCAAAAGAGGGGACGGTTGCCTATGACGGGGCGGGTCGAAACAGTCCCTATACGGCGGGACTTCTTGAACATCTGGAGGAACGCAATCTGGACATTCAGTTTGTTTTCCGCAAGGTCCGGGACAGCGTGATGGTTGCGACTGGAGGGAAGCAGGAGCCCTTCACATATGGTTCGTTGCCAGGCAAGGAAATCTATCTGGCTCCGAGCCGGTCAGACGGCCAACCCGATCCTCAGGCCACCGAAATTGAATACTGGAGTTCTGTGAAGGACACTCGGGATCGAAAGGCGCTGGAAAGCTATATCGCAACATATCCTGACGGGGCGTTTGTAAGAATAGCGCGGCTGAAAATTGAGCAGTTGGATAGCAACGAAAGTCCGCAGGGCGACGCAAGCGCTGTCGCCTCTCTTGCGAGGCAAATCCAACTGGAACTTGCACGAGTTGGCTGCGAAGTAGGTCAGGCTGACGGGATCTGGGGAAACCGGAGCCAACGAGCACTAGGCCTGTTTTCCGAGCAAGTCGGACTGAATTTGCCAACCGACACGCCGACCACCTTTGCGCTCAGGGAACTCGGTCGGCATGAGGAGCGTGTCTGCCCAAGGGAGACGACGCAGCCGAGCAAGAGAACACCGCAAGTGGCGAGTGAAAAAACCACCTCGAAGCCGACCGTGCGATCAAGCGTGACCACTCGTTCCAGCAGTGTCGAGGCCAGTGCCGGCGACCGCATATGTAGAACCGAGACCATTGATGAATGCAGGAAACGTGCGCGGGCCGCTGGCGCACGAAAGGGAAGCGGCTTTTGTCGTGATCTTCGAACGGTTTGTAATTGA
- a CDS encoding adenylate/guanylate cyclase domain-containing protein, with amino-acid sequence MRVLERLPYPGLRELAVLFGGLLVFAVSGPVATPLDNIVRDAMMVSISPFSNPPQNIVIVSISENTLSRFPYRSPIDRAFLAEIIKKIDNASPRAIGLDLLFDQPTEPEKDLGLEVAIEAARNPIVLATASQMEGLTERQVAYLNEFAPQAIRGLAVLSHDRIDGVVRRTFLGRADANGWMPSFAAAIALKDETEVLPIGTEQVYYRNGQATLYQFPVYPAETIPMVPDEWFNDKYVLIGAILPHEDLHPTPFANFGDAGEGALPGVAIHAHSLASILAHDAVVTPAWPVRTVPYVVLTLLCLWISWAPLPVLLKPACVAAAVAMIFVIAAIAFSQFGVLLPVVSPILTIVVLSSLVSIFAWRRDSRDREFVHEAFSRYVSPAIVSEIVKNPTKLKLGGERRHITSIFTDVEGFTSSSESTSPENLAAMLNEYLEQVCELFVVHGATIDKVVGDAVIGFFGAPAEQNDQAERALHLTLAICRLSARISRAKAEGGWSFGRTRIGVHSGPAIVGNFGGSRFFNYSAIGDTVNIASRLESANKYFQTTNCVSRAVMENTTGFLFRPIGHIQLRGKRRPIDAFEVAGRDEFHQNMFAEYESAFNLLISNAPDAQNAFATISEKYPLDGLIAFYKSRLQDGNMSTDIYLGR; translated from the coding sequence GTGCGGGTATTAGAAAGGCTACCATATCCCGGACTGCGAGAGCTTGCCGTCTTGTTTGGCGGCTTGCTTGTATTTGCAGTTTCCGGACCTGTTGCCACGCCTTTGGACAATATTGTTCGCGACGCGATGATGGTGTCCATATCGCCCTTTTCGAATCCGCCTCAGAATATTGTGATCGTGTCGATCTCAGAGAATACTCTCTCGAGGTTTCCCTATCGATCGCCAATTGACCGAGCCTTTCTGGCCGAGATCATCAAGAAGATCGACAACGCATCCCCCAGAGCTATCGGCTTAGATCTGTTGTTTGACCAGCCAACCGAACCTGAAAAGGACCTTGGACTGGAAGTAGCTATCGAAGCAGCGCGCAATCCAATCGTCCTTGCCACTGCTTCACAAATGGAGGGTCTCACAGAACGGCAAGTTGCATATCTCAACGAGTTCGCACCCCAAGCGATACGCGGGCTTGCAGTGCTATCCCATGACAGGATCGATGGAGTTGTTCGACGAACTTTCCTGGGACGCGCAGACGCAAATGGCTGGATGCCAAGCTTCGCCGCAGCAATTGCGCTCAAAGACGAGACCGAAGTTCTGCCTATCGGAACAGAGCAAGTCTACTACAGGAACGGTCAGGCGACGCTTTACCAGTTCCCTGTCTATCCGGCAGAAACAATTCCGATGGTCCCGGATGAATGGTTCAACGACAAATATGTTTTGATCGGCGCGATACTGCCGCACGAAGATCTCCACCCGACACCCTTCGCGAACTTTGGAGATGCTGGTGAAGGCGCATTGCCGGGCGTCGCAATCCATGCCCACTCGCTCGCCAGCATTCTCGCCCATGACGCCGTTGTCACGCCCGCCTGGCCTGTTCGAACTGTACCCTATGTCGTGCTGACCCTGCTATGCCTCTGGATCTCCTGGGCACCTCTTCCCGTATTGCTGAAGCCCGCGTGTGTTGCCGCTGCCGTCGCCATGATCTTTGTCATCGCAGCAATCGCTTTTTCGCAGTTTGGAGTATTGCTCCCGGTTGTTTCGCCAATTCTGACTATTGTCGTTCTTTCGTCACTCGTTTCGATCTTTGCCTGGCGAAGAGATAGTCGAGATCGCGAATTCGTACATGAAGCCTTTTCGAGATATGTCAGTCCGGCCATCGTCTCGGAGATCGTCAAAAACCCGACAAAGCTAAAACTCGGCGGCGAACGACGACATATCACTTCCATATTTACCGACGTTGAAGGGTTCACGTCCTCAAGCGAATCGACTTCGCCAGAAAATCTCGCAGCAATGTTAAATGAATATCTCGAACAAGTTTGCGAACTGTTCGTCGTTCACGGCGCGACTATAGACAAAGTGGTCGGCGATGCAGTGATAGGATTCTTTGGAGCGCCCGCCGAGCAAAATGACCAGGCAGAACGTGCGCTGCACCTCACTCTCGCCATTTGTAGACTGAGCGCACGCATATCAAGAGCCAAAGCCGAGGGTGGTTGGTCTTTCGGCAGAACCCGCATCGGTGTCCATAGCGGACCGGCGATTGTAGGTAACTTTGGCGGGAGCCGTTTTTTCAACTACTCCGCAATAGGAGATACCGTAAATATTGCGTCACGCCTTGAATCAGCGAACAAGTATTTCCAGACCACAAACTGTGTCAGCCGTGCAGTCATGGAAAACACTACCGGCTTTCTATTTCGCCCCATCGGTCATATTCAATTGCGCGGAAAACGAAGGCCCATTGACGCATTTGAAGTGGCAGGTAGAGATGAGTTTCATCAAAACATGTTCGCTGAGTATGAGTCAGCTTTTAATTTGCTAATTTCTAACGCCCCAGATGCACAAAATGCTTTCGCAACGATTTCTGAGAAATACCCTCTGGATGGGCTCATTGCATTTTACAAATCTCGACTTCAAGATGGAAACATGAGCACAGACATTTACCTCGGTCGTTAA
- a CDS encoding chromate transporter yields MDNDNILLRLLLAFAPMSLMTIGGGISIIGDIQSVVVQNGWFTPDGFINIFGISRASPGPGTLIVTLIGWHVAGFAGAVVASIAIFLPSSLLILVLARLWHSRPPAVWQQAVALGLAPIAAGLVMSSSAILLQASPDRLASWLVALMIFLLSMKTRLGTLTLLAIGALYFILLEPLVPQI; encoded by the coding sequence GTGGACAATGACAACATTCTCCTGCGTCTGCTGCTCGCCTTCGCACCAATGTCGCTCATGACCATCGGCGGCGGCATCAGCATCATCGGCGACATCCAGAGCGTGGTCGTTCAGAACGGCTGGTTCACGCCGGACGGCTTTATCAACATTTTCGGTATTTCCCGCGCGTCTCCCGGCCCCGGAACCCTGATCGTCACGCTGATAGGCTGGCATGTCGCCGGTTTCGCCGGTGCAGTGGTGGCATCGATCGCGATCTTCCTGCCGTCCTCTCTGTTGATCCTCGTCCTTGCGCGTCTGTGGCACTCCCGCCCGCCGGCGGTCTGGCAGCAGGCCGTTGCGCTTGGCCTTGCCCCGATTGCGGCTGGATTGGTGATGTCGAGTTCCGCAATCCTGCTGCAAGCTTCCCCCGACCGGCTTGCATCGTGGCTGGTCGCTTTGATGATCTTCCTGCTGTCGATGAAGACCCGGCTCGGAACCCTGACATTGCTTGCCATCGGCGCCTTGTATTTTATTTTGCTGGAACCTCTCGTTCCGCAAATCTGA
- a CDS encoding chromate transporter translates to MSSFGGGVSALMMREFVTTRRWISEADFIDGLAISQALPGVNVVNISIWMGYKLRYGIGAAVACLGVILPGAIIIVLASEVLHSATEWPLVGLALSGLSAAALGVSFNLSFRTIRRAVSKSLLPLTVFVATLAAAYLNVPTIVTVAVLAPISIALCYWSASRGQ, encoded by the coding sequence ATGTCCAGCTTCGGTGGCGGCGTCAGCGCTCTCATGATGCGGGAATTCGTGACCACGCGGCGCTGGATCAGCGAAGCCGATTTCATCGACGGACTCGCCATCTCGCAGGCCCTTCCGGGCGTCAATGTCGTCAATATATCGATCTGGATGGGGTATAAGCTGCGCTACGGGATCGGAGCTGCAGTCGCTTGCCTGGGCGTAATCCTCCCCGGCGCCATCATAATTGTTCTCGCCAGCGAGGTCCTGCACAGTGCCACGGAATGGCCGCTTGTCGGATTGGCGCTTTCAGGACTGAGCGCGGCGGCGCTGGGCGTATCCTTCAATCTGAGCTTTCGAACCATTCGCCGCGCGGTGTCGAAATCGCTTCTGCCTTTGACCGTCTTTGTCGCCACCTTGGCCGCAGCCTACCTGAACGTGCCGACCATCGTGACCGTGGCCGTCCTCGCCCCGATAAGCATCGCGCTCTGCTACTGGAGTGCCAGTCGTGGACAATGA
- a CDS encoding YjbE family putative metal transport protein (Members of this highly hydrophobic protein family,regularly are found preceded by the yybP-ykoY manganese riboswitch (see RF00080). A metal cation transport function is proposed.) — translation MELTLDSLLGLAEVIAINVALSGDNALVIGLAAAGLPVDLRGRAILFGILAATVLRVLFAVLAGQLMHVFGVLLAGGLLLLWVTWKMWSELRSADAPSGNHTQGDGHANGKTMLQAVTQIVVADISMSLDNVLAVVGAAGENMTVLVAGLVISIVLMGVAASFIAGLLNRWSWIAYAGLAIIFYVAVSMTVRGADEVWPALASMVNSLA, via the coding sequence ATGGAGCTGACATTGGATTCGCTACTGGGCCTTGCCGAGGTTATCGCCATCAATGTTGCGCTTTCGGGCGACAACGCGCTTGTCATAGGCCTTGCGGCAGCCGGATTGCCGGTTGATCTGCGTGGGAGGGCAATCCTGTTCGGGATTCTCGCCGCCACGGTACTGCGCGTCCTTTTTGCGGTCCTGGCGGGACAACTCATGCATGTTTTCGGGGTGCTGCTGGCAGGGGGCCTTCTCCTGCTCTGGGTCACCTGGAAAATGTGGTCGGAATTGCGGTCGGCGGACGCGCCTTCTGGCAACCACACGCAGGGGGACGGCCATGCGAACGGCAAGACGATGCTGCAAGCTGTCACGCAGATCGTCGTCGCAGATATTTCGATGTCACTTGACAATGTTTTGGCTGTGGTTGGAGCGGCTGGCGAAAACATGACGGTTCTTGTCGCGGGGCTTGTCATCTCCATCGTGCTGATGGGCGTTGCAGCCTCTTTCATCGCAGGCCTCCTCAACCGGTGGAGCTGGATCGCCTATGCGGGGCTGGCCATCATTTTCTATGTAGCTGTTTCCATGACGGTGCGTGGCGCTGATGAGGTCTGGCCAGCCTTGGCTTCCATGGTCAATAGTCTGGCTTGA